A region from the Gossypium hirsutum isolate 1008001.06 chromosome A08, Gossypium_hirsutum_v2.1, whole genome shotgun sequence genome encodes:
- the LOC107935865 gene encoding protein RGF1 INDUCIBLE TRANSCRIPTION FACTOR 1 produces the protein MLFSSHLPRWLQVLLTEKFFNACIIHEDAKKNEKNIYCLDCCISICPNCLSPHSSHRLLQIRRYVYHDVIRLDDATRLMDCAFVQSYITNSAKVIFINQRPQTRQFRGSGNFCNTCDRSLQEPYLFCSLSCKVNDLLRAEDGVSKFLFECNFLPLPEAGSEDYGLVTPDSVLEPSGSTGSGGYGEVSLTSTATTEIVRKKRSSLKACRPTCPPTVSEVSGSLMNRRKKTPQRAPLY, from the exons ATG CTGTTTTCTTCACATCTACCTCGTTGGCTTCAAGTTCTTCTTACTGAGAAATTCTTCAACGCTTGCATAATTCATGAAGATGCCAAGAAAAACGAGAAGAATATATATTGCTTGGACTGTTGTATCAGTATTTGCCCTAACTGCTTATCCCCTCACAGCTCTCACCGCCTCTTACAG ATAAGAAGGTATGTCTATCATGATGTTATAAGGCTGGATGATGCAACAAGATTAATGGACTGTGCTTTTGTCCAA tcataCATAACAAATAGCGCAAAAGTGATATTTATAAACCAAAGGCCACAAACAAGACAGTTCAGAGGCTCCGGCAACTTCTGCAATACCTGCGACAGAAGCCTGCAAGAACCTTATCTCTTTTGCTCTCTCTCCTGCAAG GTTAATGATCTGTTAAGAGCAGAAGATGGGGTTTCAAAGTTCTTGTTCGAGTGCAATTTCTTACCTTTACCAGAAGCGGGTTCGGAGGATTATGGTTTGGTGACACCGGACTCAGTCCTTGAACCATCTGGTTCGACCGGGTCTGGTGGGTACGGGGAAGTGTCACTCACATCCACTGCTACGACGGAAATTGTGAGAAAGAAGAGGAGTAGCTTAAAAGCATGTCGACCGACATGCCCTCCGACAGTATCCGAAGTTTCGGGAAGTTTGATGAACCGGAGAAAGAAAACTCCCCAACGAGCTCCACTCTATTGA